A region of Nostoc flagelliforme CCNUN1 DNA encodes the following proteins:
- a CDS encoding trifunctional serine/threonine-protein kinase/ATP-binding protein/sensor histidine kinase, whose product MDTITGYQITAKIYESDNSLVYRAILNHNHQPVILKILKENYPTPSELIRYKQEYEITSYLNLDGVIKAYDLQRHQNSLVMFLEDFGGESLNILMGERKFTLEEFLIIAIKITASLDVIHTANVIHKDINPSNIVFNPKTGELKIIDFGISTILSSEKPTIYNLDHLEGTLAYISPEQTGRMNRRIDYRTDFYSLGVTFYKMLTHQLPFESTDAMELLHCHIAKQPVPPEQIINEIPKTVSNIVMKLLAKTAEERYQSAWGLKADLETCLKQLQSTGQISNLPFAHQDISDKFQIPQKLYGREEQINQLLATFERVSLGSTEMMLVVGYSGIGKSALVNEIYKPIMRQRGYFILGKFDQFKRDIPYASLIQAFQELIGQLLTESEMQLQVWKQKLLDALGNNGQVIIDVIPEVKLIIGEQPPVLKLGQTESQNRFNLVFQKFVGVFTKKEHPLAIFLDDLQWADLPSLKLIELLVTNIDSQYLLMLGAYRNNEVNATHPLILHLEQIQKMSSKVQYITLKPLSIDHVNQLIADTLKCSTEISKSLADLVFNQTNGNPFFVNQLLHSLYKQNLLFFDRNIGTWKWEIEHIKAVEITDNVVELMLKKIKRLDKSTQNILKLAACIGNRFNLEVLSVVNGKSLSDTATALFPALQEGLILPLSNDYKISLLYNEDTSLVCNSERFVSLIDSYLSSIPYKFLHDRVQQAAYALIPEDQKKEVHLKVGQQLLNNTHQDDIEEKIFDIVNHYNIGAELITHHSERDNLAQLNLLAGRRAKVSAAYESALKYLETGLELLTSHSWKNQYGLTLSLYLETVEAQYLNTQFEKAEKLSFVVLKQAKTLLDTVKIYEIKIQSYYAKLDLQKAIDTACEILTKLGVLLPQKPSKWAIHKEQKAIELLLKDKQIEDLINLPEMTDPYKLAAVRILLIVTSAAIITNSLLYPLVTLTTVNLCIKYGNPPQAAGVYVFYGQLLCGFMKDINSGYQFGQLSLRLLEKFNVREIQSLVIHFYNGFIRHWKEPVKAIKLKQMQEGIHIGIETGAFENACYNAIDYCLFSIFAKSNLEKFEQKYIEYTKLTIELKQDYSVFYIKAAIQIALNLIDKSKNEYYLISGNSPEEEKLLLKEWTKSNTQWLLNITYLGKIIVSYFFKNYVQAVEAAIECDKYAESCAAYLVSVQHNFYFSLSLLALNNCDNTQQKQLLRKVSLNQKIMKEWAFHCPANFLHKYELVEAEKARVMGKNLRAMEYYDRAIRGAREQKILQEEALAYERAAEFYLSIGREEIGYLYLNNAYFCYTCWGAKAKVKDLESEYPQLLVGAVNRTGIQDISTSTSTTGSDMKVLELTTVIKASQALAHEIILDKLLQKLMKIVIENAGAQKGYLILDKESKWVIEAEGSVDSDQVTILQSIPVDSVDAVHQVPLLSTAIVNYVARTQKNVVLNDAIHEQEFSYDPYIIATQPKSILCTPLLHQGKLTGILYLKNNLTTGAFTPERVEILKILSAQAAISIENSRLYEQLEDYNRTLEHKVKARTQELEEKNEELDTTLKKLKSTQTQMIAQEKLASMGALAAGIAHEIKNPLNFVNNFAELSVELAQELVEEIENQKEQLYPATKEYIEDILENLSQNAKKINEHGKRADNIVRGMLMLSRGQSGQRNLTDIHTLLEESINLVYHGMRAKQPSFEITIVKNYDDCLAKVNVVPQDISRAFINIINNACYALTEKTKEGGEGFLPMLSISTKDLGKQLEISIRDNGKGIPQGVIDKIFDPFFTTKVTGEGTGLGLSISHDIIVQEHQGEIKIKTEENNYTEFILTLPKNLPENDIQK is encoded by the coding sequence ATGGACACTATTACTGGCTACCAAATTACAGCAAAAATCTATGAAAGCGATAACTCATTAGTCTACCGAGCTATCCTCAACCATAATCATCAACCCGTTATCCTCAAAATTCTTAAAGAAAATTATCCAACTCCTTCAGAACTTATTAGATATAAACAAGAATATGAAATCACTTCCTATTTGAATCTAGATGGAGTTATCAAAGCGTATGACTTGCAAAGACATCAAAATAGCCTAGTCATGTTTTTAGAGGATTTTGGTGGTGAATCCTTAAATATATTAATGGGAGAGCGAAAGTTTACTTTAGAAGAATTTCTAATCATTGCCATCAAGATTACCGCAAGTTTAGATGTTATTCACACTGCCAATGTCATCCACAAGGACATTAACCCATCTAATATCGTATTTAACCCCAAAACTGGGGAACTCAAAATCATCGATTTTGGCATTTCCACTATCTTATCGTCTGAAAAACCGACGATTTATAATCTCGATCATTTAGAAGGAACCTTAGCCTATATCTCGCCAGAGCAAACTGGCAGAATGAACCGGAGGATAGATTACCGGACTGATTTTTATTCGCTAGGTGTCACCTTTTACAAAATGCTTACTCATCAACTTCCTTTTGAAAGTACTGATGCTATGGAGTTACTACATTGTCATATTGCTAAACAACCTGTACCTCCTGAGCAAATAATAAATGAGATCCCCAAAACTGTTTCCAACATTGTAATGAAGTTGTTAGCGAAAACGGCAGAGGAGCGGTATCAAAGTGCTTGGGGATTAAAAGCAGATTTGGAAACATGCTTGAAGCAATTACAGTCTACTGGTCAAATTTCAAACTTACCTTTTGCTCATCAAGATATTTCTGATAAATTTCAAATTCCCCAAAAACTTTATGGTCGAGAGGAACAAATAAACCAACTATTGGCTACTTTTGAGCGAGTCAGCCTTGGTTCAACTGAGATGATGCTCGTTGTTGGTTACTCAGGCATCGGCAAATCAGCCTTAGTCAATGAAATTTATAAGCCGATTATGCGACAGCGAGGATACTTTATCTTAGGCAAGTTTGACCAGTTCAAGCGAGATATTCCTTATGCTTCTTTGATTCAAGCATTCCAAGAATTGATTGGGCAGTTGCTGACAGAAAGTGAAATGCAGCTCCAAGTGTGGAAACAAAAGCTTTTAGATGCTCTTGGTAATAATGGTCAAGTCATCATAGATGTGATTCCCGAGGTAAAACTAATTATTGGTGAACAACCACCAGTACTAAAACTAGGACAAACTGAATCCCAAAATCGTTTTAACTTAGTATTTCAAAAATTTGTTGGCGTTTTTACGAAAAAAGAACACCCCTTAGCTATCTTTCTAGACGATTTACAGTGGGCAGATTTACCGTCTTTGAAGTTAATTGAACTACTGGTCACTAATATTGATAGCCAATACTTATTAATGCTAGGGGCATATCGAAATAATGAAGTCAATGCTACTCATCCTTTAATACTTCATTTAGAGCAAATTCAAAAGATGAGTAGTAAAGTACAATATATTACCCTTAAGCCTTTGAGTATTGACCATGTCAACCAACTAATTGCTGATACCCTGAAATGCTCAACAGAAATCTCAAAGTCATTAGCAGATTTAGTATTTAATCAAACCAACGGGAATCCTTTTTTCGTCAATCAATTACTTCATAGTTTGTATAAACAAAATTTATTATTTTTTGACCGTAACATTGGTACCTGGAAATGGGAAATAGAACACATTAAAGCTGTTGAAATAACCGATAATGTGGTTGAACTGATGTTGAAAAAAATTAAAAGATTAGATAAGAGTACGCAGAATATTTTAAAATTAGCTGCTTGTATAGGAAACCGATTTAATTTAGAAGTTCTTTCTGTTGTCAATGGGAAATCTCTTTCCGATACAGCAACCGCTCTTTTCCCAGCGCTTCAAGAAGGTTTAATTTTGCCTTTAAGTAATGATTATAAAATTTCTTTACTCTATAATGAAGACACTAGTTTAGTTTGTAACTCAGAAAGATTTGTTTCTCTTATTGATAGTTATCTATCTTCCATACCTTATAAATTCTTGCATGACCGAGTTCAGCAAGCAGCTTATGCTTTAATTCCAGAAGATCAGAAAAAAGAAGTTCACTTAAAAGTTGGTCAACAGTTGCTGAATAATACTCATCAAGACGATATAGAAGAAAAGATTTTTGATATTGTAAACCACTATAATATAGGTGCAGAACTGATTACTCATCACTCAGAAAGAGATAATCTTGCTCAATTAAATCTACTAGCAGGTAGACGGGCAAAAGTTTCAGCTGCTTATGAATCTGCCCTGAAATACTTAGAAACGGGATTAGAACTATTAACATCACATAGTTGGAAAAACCAATACGGGTTGACATTATCTCTCTATTTAGAAACGGTAGAAGCGCAATATTTAAATACACAATTTGAAAAAGCTGAAAAGCTTTCCTTTGTTGTTCTAAAACAAGCGAAAACCCTCCTTGATACAGTGAAAATATATGAAATAAAAATTCAGTCTTACTATGCTAAACTTGATTTACAAAAAGCAATAGATACCGCATGTGAAATACTTACAAAACTTGGAGTTTTATTGCCGCAAAAACCAAGTAAGTGGGCGATTCATAAGGAACAAAAAGCTATAGAGTTACTGTTAAAAGACAAACAAATAGAAGATTTAATTAATTTACCAGAAATGACAGATCCTTACAAACTTGCGGCTGTAAGGATATTATTGATAGTCACCTCGGCAGCAATAATTACGAATTCTTTATTATATCCTTTAGTTACGTTAACTACTGTCAATCTTTGTATAAAATATGGAAATCCGCCCCAAGCAGCTGGTGTGTATGTTTTTTATGGCCAGCTTTTGTGCGGCTTCATGAAAGATATTAATTCTGGCTATCAGTTTGGCCAATTATCTTTGAGACTCTTAGAAAAATTCAATGTTAGAGAAATTCAATCTTTAGTAATACATTTTTATAATGGATTTATCAGGCATTGGAAGGAGCCAGTCAAAGCAATAAAACTAAAACAAATGCAGGAAGGAATTCACATTGGGATAGAAACAGGAGCTTTTGAGAATGCTTGTTATAATGCTATAGACTATTGCCTGTTTTCTATTTTTGCTAAATCTAATCTAGAAAAATTTGAGCAAAAATATATAGAATATACAAAATTGACTATTGAATTAAAACAAGATTATTCAGTTTTTTATATCAAAGCTGCTATACAAATTGCATTGAATTTAATTGATAAATCTAAAAATGAATACTACTTAATTAGTGGGAACTCTCCAGAAGAAGAAAAATTATTATTAAAAGAATGGACTAAAAGTAATACTCAGTGGTTATTAAATATTACATATTTAGGTAAAATAATCGTATCTTATTTTTTCAAAAACTATGTTCAGGCTGTTGAAGCGGCTATAGAATGTGATAAATATGCAGAAAGTTGTGCTGCATATCTAGTGTCAGTTCAACACAATTTTTACTTTTCTCTTTCTCTTCTGGCTCTAAATAATTGTGACAACACTCAGCAAAAGCAGTTGTTGAGAAAAGTTTCTTTAAATCAGAAAATAATGAAAGAATGGGCATTCCACTGTCCAGCAAATTTTTTACATAAATATGAGCTAGTGGAAGCTGAGAAAGCGCGAGTAATGGGCAAAAATCTCAGAGCGATGGAATATTATGATCGCGCGATTCGAGGAGCCAGAGAACAAAAAATTCTGCAAGAAGAAGCCCTAGCCTATGAACGAGCAGCAGAATTTTATCTCTCTATTGGTAGAGAGGAAATTGGTTATTTATATCTCAACAATGCATACTTTTGTTATACTTGCTGGGGAGCGAAAGCCAAAGTTAAAGATTTAGAATCTGAATATCCTCAATTGCTAGTAGGAGCAGTAAACCGAACAGGGATTCAGGACATCAGTACTAGTACTTCTACTACTGGTAGTGATATGAAAGTGCTGGAACTCACAACAGTCATCAAAGCATCGCAAGCTCTAGCTCATGAAATCATTCTAGACAAGCTGTTACAAAAGTTGATGAAAATAGTAATTGAGAATGCAGGTGCTCAAAAAGGCTACCTGATTCTTGACAAGGAGAGTAAATGGGTGATTGAAGCCGAAGGGTCAGTCGATTCCGATCAGGTTACAATACTACAATCAATTCCAGTAGACTCTGTAGATGCTGTTCATCAAGTACCCTTGTTGTCAACAGCGATCGTAAATTATGTTGCCCGCACTCAGAAAAATGTAGTTTTAAATGATGCCATCCATGAGCAAGAGTTTAGTTATGACCCTTACATTATTGCTACTCAACCCAAATCAATTCTTTGCACTCCTCTGCTTCATCAAGGTAAGCTAACTGGTATTTTATATTTAAAAAATAATTTAACAACAGGTGCTTTTACTCCCGAACGAGTCGAAATCTTAAAAATCCTTTCTGCTCAAGCTGCTATTTCCATTGAAAATTCTCGTCTTTACGAGCAATTAGAGGATTATAATCGAACTCTAGAACACAAAGTCAAAGCAAGAACCCAAGAATTAGAGGAGAAAAATGAAGAGTTAGACACCACCCTGAAAAAGCTGAAATCTACCCAAACTCAGATGATAGCGCAAGAAAAACTGGCTTCTATGGGAGCTTTAGCGGCAGGTATTGCCCATGAGATTAAAAATCCCCTTAACTTTGTTAACAACTTTGCTGAACTTTCTGTTGAACTAGCCCAAGAACTAGTTGAAGAGATAGAAAATCAAAAAGAACAATTATACCCAGCAACAAAAGAATATATTGAAGATATTTTAGAAAATCTCAGCCAAAACGCTAAAAAAATTAATGAGCATGGCAAAAGGGCAGACAATATTGTGCGTGGAATGCTTATGCTCTCTCGAGGGCAATCTGGTCAACGAAACTTGACAGATATCCACACTTTGCTAGAAGAATCTATTAATTTGGTTTATCATGGAATGCGTGCCAAGCAGCCTTCCTTTGAAATTACTATAGTAAAAAATTATGACGATTGCCTTGCCAAGGTAAATGTCGTGCCACAAGATATTAGCCGGGCTTTTATAAATATAATTAATAATGCCTGTTATGCATTAACTGAGAAGACAAAAGAAGGAGGTGAGGGGTTTTTACCTATGCTTTCCATTAGCACTAAGGATTTAGGCAAGCAACTAGAAATAAGTATCCGAGATAATGGCAAAGGCATTCCGCAGGGAGTGATAGATAAAATTTTTGATCCTTTTTTTACTACTAAAGTAACTGGAGAAGGAACAGGTTTGGGTTTATCTATTAGTCACGATATTATTGTTCAGGAACATCAAGGAGAGATTAAAATAAAAACTGAAGAGAATAATTATACAGAGTTTATTCTGACTTTACCCAAAAATCTCCCTGAAAACGATATTCAAAAATGA
- a CDS encoding amidohydrolase family protein, which produces MLNGYKIIDADSHVYEPNDMWEKYLEPAFKSFALSLDYKIQGEEIYLKISDRVRSEGAKRVTQTHPISVLTGFDSESHVQAMKQMGVDISFVYPTIGLWLFAIDTMTPQLAGAFTRAYNNWLKDFCSYDPEILRGVGAINLHAPEEMVPELLRIVDFGWKGVFLRPNPVKGRLLSDPAYEPFWTKCEELGIAVGLHEGTHSRLPTTGADRFNTRFAMHACSHPMEQMMALLTLIEGGVLERHSQLKVGFLESGCGWLPYWLWRLDEEYENLYWEIKHNVKMKPSEYFRRQCFISIEPSEPYLAEIIQYIGSDNLIFGSDYPHMDHNVDVVEKATALQEQLSMKTVQKILWDNPARFYGLE; this is translated from the coding sequence ATGCTTAACGGTTATAAAATCATAGATGCAGATTCACATGTGTATGAGCCAAACGACATGTGGGAAAAGTATCTTGAACCTGCATTTAAAAGCTTTGCACTGTCGCTAGACTATAAAATTCAGGGCGAAGAAATTTATCTAAAAATCTCTGATCGCGTTCGCAGCGAAGGAGCTAAACGAGTCACACAAACTCACCCCATATCCGTGCTTACTGGCTTCGACTCAGAGTCTCATGTCCAAGCAATGAAGCAAATGGGGGTTGATATTTCTTTTGTCTATCCAACTATCGGATTGTGGCTATTCGCCATTGATACAATGACACCGCAACTTGCTGGGGCATTCACCCGCGCCTATAACAATTGGTTAAAAGATTTTTGTAGCTATGATCCAGAAATTCTTAGAGGAGTGGGAGCCATTAATCTTCACGCTCCCGAAGAGATGGTGCCAGAATTGCTACGGATAGTGGATTTTGGTTGGAAAGGTGTCTTTTTGCGCCCTAACCCAGTTAAGGGGCGATTACTCAGTGACCCTGCCTATGAGCCATTCTGGACAAAGTGTGAAGAACTAGGGATAGCAGTCGGTCTGCATGAAGGTACCCACAGTCGCTTGCCAACCACGGGAGCAGACCGATTTAATACCCGTTTTGCTATGCACGCCTGTTCTCATCCGATGGAGCAAATGATGGCACTATTAACACTGATTGAAGGAGGAGTCTTAGAGCGACATTCTCAGTTGAAGGTGGGTTTTCTGGAGTCGGGTTGTGGCTGGTTACCTTACTGGCTGTGGCGGCTTGATGAAGAATACGAAAACTTATATTGGGAGATTAAACACAACGTCAAAATGAAGCCTTCAGAGTACTTCCGTCGCCAGTGTTTCATCTCAATAGAGCCTTCTGAGCCTTATCTTGCTGAAATTATTCAGTATATTGGCTCCGATAACTTGATTTTTGGTTCTGACTACCCCCACATGGATCACAACGTGGACGTTGTCGAGAAAGCGACGGCACTTCAGGAGCAGCTATCTATGAAAACTGTGCAAAAAATTCTTTGGGATAACCCTGCTCGCTTCTACGGGCTAGAGTAA